A part of Caldisericia bacterium genomic DNA contains:
- a CDS encoding lysophospholipid acyltransferase family protein, which yields MKRFFRKLVYFILYIIAFILFKLFFFFKVYGKENELNGGGIIFVANHNSWFDFLIMAISLKPNKYIHFLAKEEVFKGFLKKFLEFMEIIPVKRNKLDRNVIKLGLYYLNKNENLGIFPEATRSPDGKFQEENFHSGANFFSLKNNSPIQMILIKGSFDAFPRGSKFPKFFTKIKSKIYPPIYPDKYKNKEFNSETLNEYTEELKKLFIERLKEEF from the coding sequence ATGAAAAGATTTTTTAGAAAATTAGTATATTTTATCCTTTATATTATTGCATTTATTTTATTTAAGCTTTTCTTTTTCTTTAAGGTTTATGGGAAAGAGAATGAATTAAATGGTGGTGGAATTATTTTTGTTGCAAATCATAACTCATGGTTTGATTTTTTAATTATGGCAATTTCTCTTAAACCAAATAAATATATTCACTTTCTTGCAAAAGAAGAAGTGTTTAAGGGTTTTCTTAAGAAATTTTTAGAATTTATGGAAATTATTCCTGTTAAAAGAAATAAACTTGATAGAAATGTTATTAAATTGGGTCTATACTATTTAAATAAAAATGAGAATTTAGGTATTTTTCCTGAAGCAACAAGAAGTCCAGATGGTAAATTTCAGGAAGAGAATTTCCATTCAGGAGCCAATTTCTTTTCTTTAAAAAATAACTCTCCAATTCAAATGATTTTAATCAAAGGGAGTTTTGATGCTTTTCCAAGGGGGAGCAAATTTCCTAAATTTTTTACAAAAATTAAAAGTAAAATTTATCCTCCCATTTATCCTGATAAATATAAAAATAAAGAATTCAATTCAGAGACCCTTAATGAGTATACAGAAGAATTAAAAAAACTATTTATAGAGAGATTAAAAGAGGAGTTTTAA
- the cmk gene encoding (d)CMP kinase, with protein MIIAVDGPSASGKTKLGKNLSNYLGIKFIDSGKLYRIVAYLYKLENKNLKKFLKSKNWNEIFETFEDKEELYSPEVSDISSKLSMNRCVRRVINNYLRNLAKSENLVVAGRDIGTVVFKNADLKIFLTADEEERKKRRIKQLIEKGYSPDKIEEELFKRDIRDTSRKISPLKPAKDALIIDNTNLKKEDTLNIVINELKKRGLI; from the coding sequence ATGATTATTGCAGTTGATGGCCCCTCTGCATCAGGTAAAACAAAATTAGGAAAAAATCTTTCAAATTATCTTGGTATTAAATTTATAGATTCTGGAAAACTTTATAGAATTGTTGCTTATCTATATAAATTAGAAAATAAAAATTTGAAAAAATTTTTAAAATCAAAAAATTGGAATGAAATTTTTGAGACCTTTGAAGACAAAGAAGAACTTTATTCTCCAGAAGTTTCTGATATTAGTTCAAAATTATCAATGAATAGATGTGTAAGAAGGGTTATAAATAATTATTTAAGAAATTTAGCAAAAAGTGAAAATTTAGTAGTCGCAGGTAGAGATATAGGTACTGTTGTTTTTAAAAATGCTGATTTAAAAATATTTTTAACCGCAGATGAAGAAGAGAGGAAAAAAAGAAGGATAAAACAACTCATTGAAAAGGGTTATTCTCCTGATAAAATTGAAGAAGAACTATTTAAAAGAGATATAAGAGATACTTCAAGGAAAATTTCACCATTAAAGCCTGCAAAGGATGCATTAATAATTGATAATACAAATTTAAAAAAAGAAGATACATTAAATATAGTTATTAATGAGTTAAAAAAGAGAGGGTTAATATGA